One Thermicanus aegyptius DSM 12793 DNA segment encodes these proteins:
- a CDS encoding ABC transporter ATP-binding protein: MSRGGSGHSPQQRGPFGGGMHGGMGMMPPAKVKNFRGTLRRLLTYLKPQRFFLIVVFLMALLSTLFSIISPKLTGDITTILFKGWLAKMQGVPGARIDFNAIFRIILLLLLLYLISALFSYFQQWIMAGVSQRTVYALRKDISEKLSRLPLKFYDSRPHGEILSRVTNDVDMISSTLQQGLTQMIASFISFIGILAMMFLISPLMTLIALFTLPLSVLATAGIAKRSQIQFAGQQKALGELNAHVEEMFTGHLIVKAFGRERRSIETFKKLNENLYDAGWKAQFISGIIWPAISFVNNIGYVLVSVLGGILVMRRAIEIGDVQAFISYMRQFSQPIIQAANIANVIQATIASAERVFELLDEEEEVPEEKDVRPAEGGEVTFEHVTFGYNRENPVIEDFNLTVSPGKRIAIVGPTGAGKTTLVNLLLRFYDVDQGRIAIDGVDIREMKRENLRRLFGMVLQDTWLFHGTIRENIAYGRENATEEEIIHAAKLAHADSFIRSLPEGYDTLLNEEASNLSQGEKQLLTIARAFLANPPILILDEATSNVDPRTELLIQRGMDFLMKGRTSFVIAHRLSTIREADLILVMNHGRIVEQGTHRELLAQRGFYADLYESQFSSPDPKKRVISSLSLSTSTDAGFSG; this comes from the coding sequence ATGAGCAGGGGAGGGAGCGGACATTCACCGCAACAACGAGGACCTTTCGGAGGCGGCATGCATGGAGGAATGGGGATGATGCCCCCTGCGAAAGTGAAGAATTTCCGAGGTACCCTTCGGCGCCTTCTCACCTATTTGAAGCCCCAGCGTTTCTTTCTCATCGTTGTCTTTCTCATGGCCCTCTTAAGTACCCTCTTTAGCATCATCAGCCCGAAGCTCACCGGGGACATAACCACCATCCTCTTTAAGGGCTGGTTGGCCAAAATGCAGGGAGTTCCTGGGGCAAGAATTGATTTTAACGCCATATTCCGCATCATTCTCCTCTTGCTCCTCCTCTATCTCATCAGTGCTCTTTTTAGCTATTTCCAACAGTGGATCATGGCAGGGGTTTCCCAGAGGACGGTTTACGCCTTAAGAAAAGATATTAGCGAAAAGTTATCCCGGCTTCCTCTGAAATTTTACGACTCAAGACCCCATGGAGAAATCTTGAGCAGAGTGACCAATGATGTGGATATGATCAGTTCTACGTTGCAACAAGGCCTCACCCAGATGATTGCTTCCTTCATAAGTTTCATCGGGATCTTGGCCATGATGTTTCTCATCAGCCCGCTCATGACCCTCATTGCCCTGTTTACCCTGCCTCTTTCCGTCCTGGCCACTGCAGGGATTGCGAAGCGGTCACAAATTCAATTTGCCGGTCAGCAAAAAGCGTTGGGAGAATTAAACGCCCACGTGGAAGAGATGTTTACCGGCCATTTGATCGTAAAGGCTTTCGGCAGGGAGAGGCGTTCGATTGAAACATTTAAAAAGTTGAATGAGAATTTGTATGATGCGGGGTGGAAGGCCCAATTTATCTCCGGGATCATCTGGCCGGCGATCTCCTTCGTGAATAACATCGGTTATGTGCTGGTCAGCGTCCTGGGGGGGATTCTGGTGATGAGGCGTGCGATCGAGATCGGAGACGTCCAAGCCTTTATCTCCTATATGCGGCAGTTTAGCCAACCCATCATCCAGGCGGCCAATATTGCGAACGTCATCCAGGCCACCATCGCCTCTGCGGAGCGGGTCTTTGAGCTGTTGGACGAAGAGGAGGAGGTACCTGAGGAGAAGGATGTTCGACCGGCTGAAGGTGGCGAGGTTACTTTTGAGCATGTTACCTTTGGCTACAACAGAGAGAATCCGGTGATTGAGGATTTTAATCTTACCGTAAGCCCCGGGAAAAGGATTGCCATCGTGGGTCCCACCGGCGCGGGAAAGACCACCTTGGTCAATCTGCTTCTCCGATTTTATGATGTGGATCAGGGGAGGATTGCCATTGACGGCGTGGATATCCGGGAGATGAAACGGGAGAATCTGCGGCGCCTGTTCGGCATGGTGCTTCAGGATACATGGCTCTTCCACGGCACGATCCGGGAGAATATCGCCTATGGACGGGAAAATGCAACCGAAGAAGAGATCATTCATGCGGCCAAATTGGCGCACGCCGATTCCTTTATCCGTTCCTTGCCGGAAGGGTATGATACCCTCTTAAACGAAGAAGCTTCTAATCTCTCCCAAGGGGAAAAGCAGCTCCTGACGATTGCCAGGGCGTTCTTGGCCAATCCGCCGATTCTCATCCTGGATGAGGCGACGAGCAATGTGGATCCCCGGACGGAACTGCTCATCCAAAGGGGGATGGACTTCCTGATGAAGGGCCGGACCAGCTTCGTCATCGCTCATCGCCTCTCAACCATTCGCGAGGCAGATCTCATCCTGGTGATGAACCATGGCCGCATCGTGGAACAGGGAACCCATCGGGAATTGCTTGCTCAAAGAGGTTTTTATGCAGATCTCTACGAGAGCCAGTTTTCTTCACCGGATCCGAAAAAGAGGGTGATTTCATCTCTCTCTTTGTCTACGAGTACAGATGCCGGTTTTTCAGGGTGA
- a CDS encoding ABC transporter ATP-binding protein has protein sequence MIRLLRFLKPYRLFVFFTLILLFFQAMTELYLPTLMAEIVDVGVVQGDLPFILQTGGWMLLVAILGMVASVAAGFFSAKTSVGFGRDLRSELFTRIEGFSLHEFDRIGTASLITRTGNDITQVQQVLLLLLRMMISAPLMFAGGVVMAVSKDPLLSLILIGVLPVLGMVIGVIATKGIPLFQSMQKKLDRLNVVLRENLTGIRVIRAFHKMAHEKERFDQANRDLTKTAVRVNQILASLMPIIMLTMNGTIVAILWFGGIRVDQGQMQVGDLMAFIQYAMMILFSLLMVSMMFVMIPRASASAARIREVLETTPQIKDPEGDRIDPRGLRGVEFREVTFRYPGAEEPVLKRISFQAKPGQVTAIIGGTGSGKTTLLNLILRFYEPEEGEIRVDGVDIRKIPQERLRENIGYAPQKAVLFSGTIAENIRFGKEEATDEEVYAALEAAQAVEFVSQMEGGVEARITQGGTNLSGGQKQRLAIARALARKPEIYLFDDAFSALDYRTDAKVREALKEVTKDKTVIVVAQRVRTVMDADQIIVLDEGRVVGNGKHHDLLETCPVYREIVSSQRTEEEIA, from the coding sequence ATGATTCGTTTACTTCGCTTTTTAAAACCGTATCGCCTCTTTGTCTTCTTCACCCTGATCCTGCTCTTCTTTCAGGCCATGACGGAGCTATATCTTCCCACACTGATGGCTGAAATCGTAGATGTGGGGGTGGTGCAAGGAGATCTTCCCTTTATCTTACAAACAGGAGGGTGGATGCTACTCGTTGCCATTCTCGGCATGGTCGCATCTGTGGCGGCAGGTTTTTTCAGCGCCAAGACCTCTGTGGGTTTCGGCAGAGATCTTCGCTCGGAGCTTTTTACCCGAATCGAGGGATTTTCTCTCCATGAATTTGACCGCATCGGTACGGCTTCTCTAATCACGAGGACCGGCAACGACATCACTCAGGTTCAACAGGTACTTCTCTTGCTCCTGCGCATGATGATCAGCGCCCCCTTAATGTTCGCTGGAGGGGTGGTGATGGCCGTCTCCAAGGATCCCCTCCTCTCTTTGATACTCATCGGGGTCCTCCCTGTTTTGGGGATGGTGATCGGCGTGATCGCCACGAAAGGGATCCCCCTCTTTCAATCCATGCAGAAGAAGCTGGATCGGTTAAACGTAGTCTTGCGGGAAAACCTGACGGGCATTCGGGTGATTCGGGCGTTTCACAAGATGGCCCACGAAAAGGAACGGTTTGATCAAGCCAACCGGGATTTGACGAAAACCGCCGTCCGCGTCAATCAGATCCTGGCATCCCTCATGCCCATCATCATGCTTACCATGAATGGGACCATTGTGGCCATCCTTTGGTTTGGAGGGATACGGGTCGATCAGGGGCAGATGCAGGTAGGGGACTTGATGGCCTTCATTCAATACGCCATGATGATCCTCTTTAGCCTTTTGATGGTCTCCATGATGTTCGTTATGATCCCCAGGGCCTCTGCTTCCGCTGCCCGGATCCGTGAAGTTCTCGAGACCACTCCTCAGATCAAAGATCCCGAAGGGGATAGGATCGATCCCCGGGGCCTAAGGGGAGTGGAGTTCCGGGAGGTCACCTTTCGCTATCCTGGAGCAGAGGAGCCGGTATTAAAGAGAATCTCTTTCCAAGCCAAACCCGGTCAGGTGACGGCGATCATCGGGGGGACCGGATCCGGAAAGACGACACTCTTAAATCTGATTCTTCGCTTCTACGAACCGGAAGAAGGAGAGATCCGTGTGGATGGAGTGGATATTCGAAAGATCCCCCAAGAGAGATTGCGGGAGAACATCGGTTACGCTCCCCAGAAAGCGGTTCTATTCAGCGGAACCATCGCTGAAAATATCCGCTTTGGAAAAGAAGAGGCGACCGATGAGGAAGTTTATGCGGCTTTAGAGGCTGCTCAGGCTGTCGAATTCGTTTCACAGATGGAGGGGGGAGTTGAAGCGAGGATCACCCAGGGAGGAACCAACCTGTCCGGTGGACAGAAACAGCGACTTGCCATCGCCAGGGCGCTGGCACGTAAGCCGGAGATTTATCTCTTTGATGATGCCTTCTCCGCTTTAGATTATCGAACGGATGCGAAGGTGAGGGAAGCGCTCAAAGAGGTGACGAAAGATAAAACGGTCATCGTCGTAGCCCAACGGGTTCGTACGGTCATGGATGCCGATCAGATCATCGTCCTGGATGAAGGACGGGTGGTCGGTAACGGTAAACACCATGATCTTTTGGAGACCTGCCCGGTTTACCGGGAAATCGTTTCGTCTCAACGGACGGAGGAGGAAATCGCATGA
- a CDS encoding dihydrofolate reductase, producing the protein MISIIVAMGRNRVIGKGNQLPWHLPADLNYFKKMTMGHPIVMGRKTYDAIGKPLPGRTNIVVTRDPACKAEGCIILHSLEEVWRKFRDQDLFVIGGAEIFRQTLSLADRLYLTHIDHPFSGDRFFPELTEGDWRLISREKGIKNERNPYDYEFLLYERIRAG; encoded by the coding sequence ATGATCTCTATCATCGTAGCCATGGGCCGAAATCGGGTGATCGGTAAGGGAAATCAACTTCCCTGGCACCTGCCGGCCGATCTGAATTATTTCAAAAAGATGACCATGGGGCACCCGATCGTGATGGGGAGGAAGACCTATGACGCCATAGGCAAACCCCTCCCTGGGAGGACCAACATCGTGGTTACCCGGGATCCGGCATGTAAAGCCGAAGGATGCATCATCCTGCATTCTCTGGAGGAAGTATGGAGGAAATTCCGAGACCAAGATCTTTTTGTCATCGGCGGTGCCGAAATCTTTCGGCAAACCCTCTCCCTGGCCGACCGCCTCTACCTCACCCATATTGACCATCCCTTTTCAGGGGACCGGTTTTTCCCGGAATTAACGGAAGGGGACTGGCGGCTTATTTCCCGGGAAAAGGGAATAAAAAATGAGCGAAATCCCTACGATTATGAGTTCCTTCTGTATGAACGCATCCGCGCTGGCTAG
- the trmD gene encoding tRNA (guanosine(37)-N1)-methyltransferase TrmD has translation MRIEILTLFPEMFPCVFKQSILGKAHERGLVEFAYINFRDYSTNKHHTVDDYPFGGGGGMVLQIEPIYLALEHLLGGEDAFSQWLSLPKKERRPRVILTTPQGELFRQKKAKELSEEERLIFICGHYEGYDERIREHLVTDEYSIGDFVLTGGEIAAMAMIDSIVRLRKGVLGNDSSPEEDSFSHGLLEYPQYTRPADFRGWKVPEVLLSGHHGRIEEWRREKSLERTRERRPDLLLSREMREEGTHERDGRRGSEGD, from the coding sequence ATGCGCATTGAAATTCTTACCCTCTTTCCCGAGATGTTTCCTTGCGTTTTTAAGCAGAGCATTCTCGGGAAGGCTCATGAACGGGGTCTGGTGGAGTTTGCCTATATTAATTTCCGGGATTATTCCACGAACAAACATCATACGGTGGATGATTACCCCTTCGGCGGTGGCGGAGGGATGGTCCTTCAGATTGAGCCCATTTATCTCGCCTTGGAACATCTCCTGGGAGGGGAAGATGCCTTCTCCCAGTGGCTTTCCCTGCCTAAAAAGGAGCGCCGCCCCCGGGTGATCCTGACCACCCCCCAGGGGGAGCTTTTCCGTCAGAAAAAAGCAAAAGAGCTTTCCGAAGAGGAACGTCTCATTTTTATCTGTGGCCATTATGAAGGGTATGATGAGCGGATTCGGGAACATTTGGTCACCGATGAATATTCCATCGGGGATTTTGTCCTTACCGGCGGGGAAATTGCCGCCATGGCGATGATCGACAGCATCGTCCGCCTGAGAAAAGGGGTTTTGGGAAATGATTCCTCCCCGGAGGAGGATTCGTTCTCCCATGGTCTCCTCGAATATCCCCAATATACCCGACCCGCCGATTTCCGGGGATGGAAGGTTCCGGAGGTGCTTCTTTCCGGTCACCACGGGAGGATTGAGGAATGGCGCCGGGAAAAGTCCCTTGAACGGACTCGGGAGAGGAGACCCGACCTCCTTCTTTCGAGAGAAATGAGAGAAGAAGGTACCCATGAAAGAGACGGGCGAAGAGGATCGGAGGGGGATTAA
- the rimM gene encoding ribosome maturation factor RimM (Essential for efficient processing of 16S rRNA), whose product MAEKFYTVGKIVNTHGIRGELRVISTTDFPEERFTPGATLYLFTEDGSSPLPLSLESHRSHKQFEILKFKGYDDRNTVEKWKGSLLKVSERERKPLPPGEYYFDQIIGLTVETEEGERVGVVKEILQPGANDVWVVSRPNRSDLLLPYIDECIKKVDLVNEKVVVHLLEGLDQ is encoded by the coding sequence ATGGCGGAGAAGTTCTACACCGTAGGAAAAATTGTAAATACCCACGGCATACGTGGGGAACTTCGGGTGATCTCCACGACGGATTTTCCCGAGGAACGCTTTACCCCCGGTGCGACGCTTTATCTCTTCACTGAGGATGGCTCATCCCCTTTACCCCTCTCCTTGGAGTCTCATCGTTCTCATAAGCAGTTTGAGATCTTGAAGTTTAAGGGTTATGACGATAGGAATACGGTGGAGAAATGGAAGGGCTCTTTGCTTAAGGTAAGTGAGAGGGAACGGAAGCCCCTCCCTCCTGGGGAGTACTACTTTGACCAGATTATTGGCCTCACGGTAGAGACGGAAGAGGGGGAGAGAGTCGGGGTGGTGAAGGAGATCCTTCAACCGGGGGCAAATGATGTCTGGGTGGTCAGCCGTCCGAACCGATCGGATCTCCTCCTGCCCTATATCGATGAGTGCATTAAAAAGGTGGATCTTGTGAATGAGAAAGTGGTGGTTCATCTATTGGAAGGGTTGGATCAATGA
- a CDS encoding KH domain-containing protein has translation MKELIETIAKALVDHPEYVRVTEVEIEKGILYELTVHPDDMGKVIGKQGKIAKAIRTVMIAAAGKNSRRVMLEIL, from the coding sequence TTGAAGGAATTGATAGAGACGATTGCCAAAGCATTGGTCGATCATCCCGAGTATGTGCGGGTGACAGAGGTGGAGATAGAGAAGGGGATCCTTTATGAGCTAACGGTTCATCCCGATGATATGGGAAAGGTGATCGGGAAGCAGGGCAAGATTGCCAAGGCGATCCGTACCGTCATGATTGCGGCGGCGGGGAAAAATTCCCGGAGGGTCATGCTGGAGATTTTATAG
- the rpsP gene encoding 30S ribosomal protein S16 — translation MAVKIRLRRMGSKKAPFYRVVVADSLSPRDGRFIDEIGTYNPLTHPAEVKINEEKAMKWLLTGAQPTDTVRSLFSKAGIMKKLHEQKRKKA, via the coding sequence ATGGCAGTTAAAATTCGTTTAAGAAGAATGGGTTCAAAGAAAGCTCCTTTTTACCGCGTGGTGGTGGCCGATTCCCTTTCCCCCCGGGATGGGCGGTTTATCGATGAGATTGGGACTTACAATCCCCTAACTCATCCGGCGGAGGTAAAGATCAATGAAGAAAAGGCCATGAAATGGCTCTTGACCGGCGCGCAACCTACCGATACCGTCCGGAGCCTCTTTTCCAAAGCGGGAATCATGAAAAAGCTTCATGAACAAAAGAGAAAAAAAGCGTAA
- the ffh gene encoding signal recognition particle protein, whose product MPFESLTNRLQEAFRRLRGKGKVTEADVNEAMREVRLALLEADVNFKVVKDLIARVKERAVGIEVLKTLNPAQQVIKVVNEELTALMGGEAARLELGKKPPAVIMMVGLQGAGKTTTTGKLALHLKKQQGKRSLLVACDVYRPAAIKQLQVLGESIGLPVFSMGTEVSPVEIARQGLEKAREEHLDVVIIDTAGRLHVDERLMVELKEIKAQVHPQEILLVVDAMTGQDAVTVAESFHQQLDLTGVVLTKLDGDTRGGAALSVKAVTGCPIKFAAMGEKLEALEPFYPDRMASRILGMGDVLTLIEKAQAEVDAEKAKELERKLRKAEFTLEDFLEQMEQVRKLGPLEDLLAMIPGMNRLKDLKIDEKQIAHVEAIIKSMTRQEKQNPQIINYSRRKRIAQGSGTSLTEVNRLLKQFEETKKMMKQLTKMQGKKGKKGKMRFPFMQ is encoded by the coding sequence GTGCCCTTCGAATCGCTAACCAATCGCTTGCAGGAGGCATTTAGGCGCCTGCGGGGAAAAGGAAAGGTAACCGAAGCCGATGTGAATGAGGCGATGCGGGAAGTACGCCTAGCCCTTCTCGAAGCAGATGTGAACTTCAAAGTGGTAAAGGATCTAATCGCCCGGGTGAAGGAACGGGCTGTAGGGATCGAGGTGCTGAAGACCCTGAATCCGGCCCAGCAAGTGATAAAGGTGGTAAACGAAGAGCTTACCGCCCTCATGGGAGGGGAAGCGGCTCGCCTGGAGCTTGGAAAGAAACCCCCTGCGGTCATCATGATGGTCGGACTTCAGGGAGCGGGGAAGACCACCACGACCGGGAAGTTGGCCCTTCATTTGAAGAAGCAGCAGGGGAAACGTTCCCTTCTCGTCGCTTGCGACGTCTACCGCCCGGCGGCCATTAAGCAACTTCAGGTGCTGGGAGAGAGCATCGGTCTTCCCGTCTTCTCCATGGGGACGGAGGTAAGTCCCGTGGAAATCGCCCGTCAAGGGTTGGAGAAAGCGAGGGAAGAGCATCTTGATGTGGTGATCATCGATACGGCCGGCCGCCTCCATGTGGATGAACGCCTGATGGTAGAGTTAAAAGAGATCAAAGCCCAGGTTCATCCCCAGGAAATCCTCCTCGTGGTCGATGCCATGACCGGTCAGGATGCAGTCACCGTGGCGGAAAGCTTTCATCAGCAATTGGACTTAACCGGCGTCGTGCTGACGAAACTGGATGGAGATACCCGGGGAGGGGCGGCCCTCTCGGTTAAAGCGGTAACAGGTTGTCCCATCAAGTTCGCCGCCATGGGAGAAAAATTGGAGGCGCTGGAACCCTTTTACCCGGACCGGATGGCGAGCCGCATTCTCGGGATGGGCGATGTCCTCACTCTGATTGAGAAAGCCCAGGCTGAGGTGGATGCCGAGAAGGCGAAAGAGCTGGAGCGGAAGTTACGAAAGGCGGAATTCACCTTAGAAGATTTTCTGGAGCAGATGGAACAGGTCCGGAAGCTCGGCCCCTTGGAAGACCTCCTTGCCATGATCCCGGGAATGAATCGGTTGAAGGATTTAAAAATCGATGAGAAACAGATCGCCCATGTGGAAGCCATCATCAAGTCGATGACCAGACAGGAGAAGCAAAACCCCCAGATCATCAATTATTCCCGCAGGAAACGGATCGCCCAGGGGAGCGGTACCAGTTTAACGGAAGTAAACCGCCTCTTAAAGCAGTTTGAAGAGACGAAGAAGATGATGAAACAGTTGACCAAGATGCAGGGAAAGAAAGGGAAAAAAGGAAAGATGCGCTTTCCTTTTATGCAATAA
- the ylxM gene encoding YlxM family DNA-binding protein, whose translation MLEKTTRMNLLYDLYGELLTEKQQQYMEWYYRADLSLGEIAEEVHLSRQAVYDQLHRAETQLEHLEDKLKLLQKGNEREEALRKLEEWVRKVLPPGDPRYEELSSILDRLREKV comes from the coding sequence ATGCTGGAGAAGACGACGCGGATGAACCTTCTCTACGATCTCTACGGTGAACTTTTGACCGAGAAGCAGCAACAGTATATGGAGTGGTACTATCGGGCCGATCTGTCGCTGGGGGAGATCGCGGAGGAGGTACATCTCAGCCGGCAGGCGGTCTACGACCAATTGCACCGGGCGGAAACTCAATTGGAACATCTGGAGGACAAGTTGAAGCTCTTGCAAAAGGGAAATGAGAGGGAAGAAGCTTTGCGCAAACTGGAAGAATGGGTGAGAAAAGTGCTTCCTCCCGGTGATCCCCGTTATGAGGAACTTTCATCCATCTTGGATCGCTTGCGAGAAAAAGTATAG
- a CDS encoding ROK family protein encodes MDHSIRIGSFRGMKNLNKSTILNLIRLHGPISRAELAKLTTLTPPTVTHIVAELLEANLVVEKESGPSTGGRRPILLELNGKGMGGIGLCAGGQRIRGMLATLDGEILREEELSVTSGVTAERYLSLLDQVIERLLPKQGDPPLLGIGVGMHGLVDPIRGISLFAPHLHLVNLPIKAHLEERFGLDVELENDVRAMALAEQWFGEGVGSANVIVLHVGSGIGAGLILEGKRYRGKGFTAGEVGHTVILPDGPVCSCGQRGCLEALASGMAIARRYGEEKLQGRKGGLTPPSPSSSEEDIERFMATEPTSGADGDRGEELLNAEEVISLAKEGDPLARMVVEEAGRYLGYAIVNLIHVFNPERIILCGSLLQGGKFYLDPMMKAIDERTLPLPRRNVEIRLSNLGDKSPLIGAYALILEKLFLPES; translated from the coding sequence ATGGATCATTCAATTCGCATAGGCAGTTTCCGTGGAATGAAAAATTTGAATAAGAGCACCATCTTGAACCTGATCCGTCTCCATGGCCCCATCTCCAGGGCAGAGCTGGCGAAATTAACGACGCTTACCCCGCCTACCGTGACCCATATCGTGGCAGAGCTCCTGGAAGCGAACCTGGTTGTAGAGAAGGAATCCGGTCCATCGACAGGGGGCCGTCGCCCCATCCTCCTTGAATTGAATGGCAAGGGGATGGGAGGGATTGGTCTTTGTGCCGGCGGCCAACGGATTCGGGGAATGCTGGCTACCCTAGACGGAGAAATTCTTCGGGAAGAGGAATTGTCTGTTACATCGGGGGTAACGGCGGAGAGGTATTTATCCCTCCTCGATCAGGTGATCGAAAGGCTCCTTCCGAAGCAAGGGGATCCTCCTCTGTTAGGCATTGGCGTGGGGATGCATGGCCTGGTCGATCCGATCCGGGGGATTTCGCTCTTTGCTCCCCACCTGCACTTGGTGAATCTTCCGATTAAAGCTCATCTGGAGGAGCGGTTCGGTTTGGATGTGGAACTGGAGAACGATGTGCGGGCGATGGCCCTGGCGGAGCAATGGTTTGGCGAAGGGGTGGGAAGCGCCAATGTCATCGTTCTCCATGTGGGAAGCGGAATTGGAGCCGGCCTCATTCTGGAAGGGAAGCGATATCGGGGGAAAGGATTTACGGCCGGGGAGGTGGGTCATACGGTGATTCTTCCCGACGGGCCCGTATGCAGCTGTGGTCAAAGGGGTTGTCTGGAAGCCCTGGCATCGGGAATGGCGATTGCCCGCCGCTATGGAGAAGAGAAGTTGCAGGGGAGGAAAGGAGGTTTAACTCCTCCATCCCCCTCTTCGTCAGAAGAGGATATTGAACGCTTCATGGCCACAGAACCGACCTCCGGGGCAGACGGAGATCGGGGAGAGGAGTTGTTGAACGCAGAAGAGGTTATTTCTCTGGCAAAGGAAGGAGATCCCCTGGCCAGAATGGTGGTAGAAGAGGCTGGCCGGTATCTGGGCTATGCCATCGTCAATCTGATTCATGTCTTTAATCCGGAACGGATCATTCTCTGCGGAAGTCTTCTTCAGGGCGGCAAATTTTATCTCGACCCCATGATGAAGGCCATCGATGAGCGGACTCTTCCTTTACCGAGAAGAAATGTGGAGATTCGTTTATCCAATTTGGGGGATAAGTCACCTCTCATCGGTGCCTATGCCCTCATTTTGGAGAAGCTTTTTCTGCCTGAATCGTAA
- the galE gene encoding UDP-glucose 4-epimerase GalE yields the protein MAILVTGGAGYIGSHTVVELLSHGEEVIVLDNLRTGHRESVLGGELIEGDIRDGDLLDRLFRTHEVEAVIHFAAHSLVGESVGKPLDYYENNLLGSHSLLSAMVRHGVKKIVFSSTAATYGEPKRIPIQEEDDTLPTNPYGETKLAMERMFRWCDGAYGVKSISLRYFNAAGAHPEAKIGEDHVPETHLIPLILQVPLGKRESIHIFGNDYPTPDGTPIRDYIHVMDLAVAHYLALEKLRKEEKSGVYNLGNGRGFSVKEVIETARRVTGHPIPAEEKGRRAGDPAILIASSDRAKEELGWRPQHESLEEIVASAWEWHRTHPGGFGK from the coding sequence ATGGCTATTTTAGTAACCGGGGGAGCCGGGTATATTGGAAGTCACACGGTAGTGGAGCTTTTGTCCCATGGCGAAGAGGTGATCGTCTTGGATAACCTGCGGACGGGACATAGGGAATCGGTGTTGGGCGGGGAATTGATCGAAGGGGACATCCGCGACGGTGATCTTTTGGATCGTCTGTTTCGTACTCATGAGGTGGAAGCGGTCATCCATTTCGCCGCCCATTCCCTCGTCGGGGAAAGTGTGGGAAAACCCCTTGATTACTATGAGAATAATTTGTTGGGATCCCATTCCTTATTGTCGGCGATGGTACGCCACGGGGTGAAAAAAATCGTCTTTTCCTCCACGGCAGCCACCTACGGCGAGCCGAAACGAATTCCCATTCAGGAAGAGGACGATACCCTTCCCACCAATCCGTACGGGGAAACAAAGCTGGCGATGGAGAGGATGTTCCGCTGGTGCGACGGGGCCTATGGTGTAAAATCCATCTCCCTCCGTTACTTTAATGCCGCAGGGGCCCATCCCGAGGCGAAAATCGGTGAGGATCATGTGCCTGAGACCCATCTCATCCCCCTGATCTTGCAGGTTCCTCTGGGAAAAAGGGAGAGCATCCATATCTTCGGGAACGATTATCCCACCCCCGACGGAACCCCGATACGGGATTACATCCATGTGATGGATCTGGCCGTCGCCCATTATCTGGCCCTGGAAAAACTGCGGAAGGAGGAGAAGAGCGGGGTATACAATTTGGGAAACGGTCGGGGTTTTTCCGTAAAGGAAGTGATCGAAACCGCAAGGCGGGTTACAGGGCATCCCATTCCGGCAGAGGAAAAGGGGAGAAGAGCAGGTGACCCGGCGATCTTGATCGCCTCTTCGGATCGTGCCAAAGAGGAGTTGGGATGGCGTCCGCAGCATGAATCTCTGGAGGAAATCGTAGCCAGTGCTTGGGAATGGCATCGAACCCATCCTGGCGGATTCGGTAAATGA
- a CDS encoding ArsR/SmtB family transcription factor: protein MEKVRKEMPSEEDLYEMAQLFKILGDPTRVRILQALSISEMCVCDIAALLEMTQSAISHQLRLLKQGRLVKYRRDGKVVYYSLNDNHVRLIFDQALSHITEPASFTRF from the coding sequence ATGGAAAAGGTCAGAAAGGAGATGCCGAGCGAAGAAGATCTGTATGAGATGGCCCAACTCTTTAAGATCCTGGGCGATCCGACCCGAGTAAGGATCCTCCAAGCTCTTTCCATCAGCGAGATGTGCGTCTGCGATATCGCCGCTCTCCTCGAAATGACACAATCGGCCATCTCCCATCAATTGCGGCTCTTAAAACAAGGCAGATTGGTCAAATATAGGAGAGATGGAAAGGTGGTCTACTACTCCTTAAACGATAACCACGTTCGTCTCATCTTTGACCAGGCCTTATCCCATATCACGGAGCCTGCATCTTTTACCCGTTTCTAA